One genomic region from Methanocaldococcus fervens AG86 encodes:
- a CDS encoding archaetidylserine decarboxylase, producing the protein MANKYKKFFAVTVCSLLLFTVYFYRDPDRDVIKEDNIILSPADGTVEYIKFYENGEAEVFKDGNSYILNVSKYFPYGCYVVGIFMSPLDVHVNRAPISGEVVYIEHVDGGYYPAFLKDVEKVNERNIVIIKNGSDYVGVVQIAGFVARRCSLNLKEGDYVEMGQRIGKIKLGSQTAVIIPSNYNVTVKEGERVYAGQTIIAVRAN; encoded by the coding sequence ATGGCAAATAAATATAAGAAATTCTTTGCTGTAACTGTCTGTTCTCTACTGTTATTTACTGTTTATTTTTATAGAGATCCAGATAGGGATGTAATAAAAGAGGATAATATCATTCTATCTCCAGCCGATGGAACTGTTGAATATATAAAATTCTACGAAAATGGAGAAGCAGAGGTTTTTAAAGATGGAAATAGCTATATCTTAAATGTTTCAAAATACTTCCCATATGGTTGTTACGTTGTAGGCATTTTTATGTCTCCGTTGGATGTGCATGTTAATAGAGCCCCAATAAGCGGAGAAGTTGTATATATAGAGCATGTAGATGGTGGTTATTATCCAGCATTTTTAAAAGATGTAGAAAAGGTAAATGAAAGAAACATAGTGATAATAAAAAATGGCTCAGATTACGTTGGAGTTGTTCAAATAGCAGGTTTTGTTGCAAGAAGATGCTCTTTAAATTTAAAAGAAGGAGATTATGTTGAAATGGGACAGAGAATTGGTAAAATAAAGCTTGGCTCACAAACTGCTGTGATAATTCCAAGCAACTATAATGTAACAGTAAAAGAAGGAGAGAGGGTCTATGCAGGACAAACAATCATTGCAGTTAGAGCTAATTAA